From a single Nicotiana tabacum cultivar K326 chromosome 8, ASM71507v2, whole genome shotgun sequence genomic region:
- the LOC107812916 gene encoding uncharacterized protein LOC107812916: protein MVKGKLILICQSGGEFVSDADGTLSYNRGEANAVNINQDTPFDHLKIKLAEMCNLELKTVSIKYFLPGNRKTLINLRSERDFKRMVEFHANSVTAEIFVSGKEGFDHEALNTYTDSSRTIGLKLAENVNHHGTPATAADSGGLSITPSKAMPLRTVHTDAASPIAIQSDCLVDVHISCQEPAINATADSSSQATTSSNPSSGHVAEDDSDYAPRSRAAVGTTAQSPISFDYDSTPADTVKKRRRTASWTIGANGPTIVVTGNDSKEKFSRKKKSRSSTGVMDSNDTVEDEDYVQLPDDSDSSSAVALRDEDLPEKLVATWKEGITGVGQDFKSVKEFRAALQKYAVANRFVYKLKKNDASRVSGRCTVEGCSWRIHASRVPAAQTFRIRKFNYLHTCGGESWKSGHRTRNWLVSIIKERLRDSPNDKPREIAKGILRDFGIKLRYRQVRRGMEDAKEQLQGSYRKSYNRLPWFCEKVVNTNPGTVAKLMINDEKILQRFFFSLHASIHGFKHGCRPLIFLEATSLRSRYKETLLTATAVDADDGFFPVAFAVIDIENDDSWRWFLQQLKSALSTLQSITFISDREKNLKNSVLEVFENACHGYSIFHLLESFKRNLKGPFSGDGRNVLPEIFLSVAHAVRLGGFKNSTEKIKQISSHAYDWVIQIEPECWTSLLFKGQHYNYVTEDVAEPYSKLIEDSRGSTIMQKIEALICMLGDLIDHRKLESSNWSTKLTPSKERKIQEEAVKADGLKVLFSSNVLFEVHDEMTHVVNIENRECTCLEWKQSGLPCCHAVAVFKSTGKCVYDYCSSYFTVESYCSTYSVSVNPIPGIGAPVEEDGESDTADVLPPCPSESQIEEKPEETKTVDPDKRTVSCSRCKEPGHNKASCKATL, encoded by the exons ATGGTGAAGGGAAAGCTTATTTTAATTTGCCAGTCTGGTGGTGAATTTGTGAGTGATGCCGATGGAACCTTGTCATATAATCGAGGAGAGGCAAATGCTGTAAATATCAACCAAGATACTCCATTTGATCATCTGAAGATAAAATTGGCAGAGATGTGCAATCTGGAGCTTAAAACAGTGTCAATTAAATACTTTCTTCCAGGAAATAGGAAAACTCTTATTAATTTAAGGAGCGAAAGGGACTTCAAAAGAATGGTTGAGTTTCATGCTAATTCTGTTACAGCTGAGATTTTTGTCAGCGGGAAGGAAGGTTTTGATCACGAAGCATTGAACACATACACTGACAG TTCCAGGACAATTGGGTTAAAACTGGCTGAGAACGTAAATCATCATGGCACGCCTGCAACAGCAGCTGATTCTGGTGGTCTGAGTATAACACCTTCAAAAGCTATGCCATTAAGGACTGTTCATACTGATGCTGCCTCTCCTATAGCTATTCAAAGTGATTGTCTGGTCGATGTACATATCAGCTGCCAGGAACCAGCTATTAATGCAACAGCTGATAGCTCCAGTCAAGCCACTACTTCGTCAAACCCTTCTTCTGGCCATGTTGCTGAGGATGATTCTGACTATGCTCCACGCTCACGTGCTGCTGTTGGTACTACTGCTCAGAGCCCAATCAGCTTTGACTATGATAGTACCCCTGCTGATACTGTAAAGAAGCGCAGGCGCACTGCTTCATGGACAATTGGTGCCAACGGTCCAACCATTGTCGTGACCGGTAATGATTCTAAGGAGAAATTCTCACGGAAGAAAAAGAGTCGAAGTTCAACTGGTGTAATGGACAGTAATGACACGGTGGAGGATGAAGATTATGTTCAATTACCTGATGATTCTGACAGCTCCTCTGCAGTTGCTCTTCGTGATGAAGATCTGCCAGAGAAATTAGTTGCCACTTGGAAAGAAGGTATAACTGGTGTCGGTCAGGATTTTAAGAGTGTGAAAGAGTTCCGGGCTGCACTGCAAAAGTATGCTGTTGCTAATCGCTTTGTCTACAAGTTGAAGAAAAATGATGCTTCCCGTGTAAGTGGCAGATGTACCGTAGAGGGTTGCTCTTGGAGAATTCATGCATCTAGGGTCCCTGCTGCTCAAACATTTAGGATCAGAAAGTTTAATTATTTGCATACATGTGGAGGCGAATCGTGGAAGTCTGGTCATCGTACAAGGAATTGGTTGGTAAGTATCATTAAGGAAAGGTTACGAGATTCTCCAAATGACAAACCTAGGGAAATCGCTAAAGGCATTTTGCGTGACTTTGGGATTAAATTGAGATATAGACAAGTACGGCGAGGGATGGAAGATGCCAAGGAGCAACTTCAAGGTTCGTACAGAAAGTCATATAACAGGTTACCTTGGTTCTGTGAAAAGGTAGTAAATACTAATCCTGGTACTGTTGCTAAGCTTATGATAAACGATGAAAAAATACTACAGCGCTTCTTTTTCTCACTTCATGCCTCAATACATGGTTTCAAGCACGGTTGCCGACCTCTTATTTTCCTTGAAGCTACATCTCTAAGATCAAGGTACAAGGAGACTCTGTTGACAGCAACTGCAGTTGATGCAGATGATGGTTTCTTTCCAGTTGCTTTTGCAGTAATAGATATTGAAAATGATGATAGTTGGCGTTGGTTTTTGCAGCAACTAAAATCTGCATTATCAACTCTTCAATCTATAACTTTTATCTCAGATCGAGAGAAGAATTTAAAGAACTCTGTTCTTGAGGTGTTTGAGAATGCTTGTCATGGCTATTCCATTTTTCATCTTCTGGAAAGCTTCAAGAGAAATCTGAAGGGTCCATTCAGTGGTGATGGGAGAAATGTTTTACCTGAAATTTTCCTTTCCGTTGCTCATGCAGTCCGACTTGGTGGTTTTAAAAATTCGACTGAGAAAATCAAACAGATTAGTTCACACGCATACGATTGGGTGATCCAGATTGAGCCAGAGTGTTGGACAAGTTTGTTATTTAAGGGTCAGCACTATAATTATGTAACAGAGGATGTTGCAGAACCATACTCCAAGTTGATTGAGGATTCTCGTGGATCAACAATAATGCAAAAAATTGAAGCCTTAATATGTATGCTCGGTGATCTAATAGATCATCGTAAATTGGAGTCAAGTAATTGGTCCACTAAACTTACTCCGTCAAAAGAGAGAAAGATACAGGAAGAAGCTGTTAAAGCTGATGGTCTAAAAGTTCTATTCTCATCTAATGTCCTATTTGAAGTTCATGATGAGATGACTCATGTTGTGAATATTGAAAACCGTGAGTGCACATGCCTGGAGTGGAAACAAAGTGGGCTGCCTTGCTGCCATGCGGTTGCTGTGTTCAAATCTACTGGTAAATGTGTGTATGATTACTGCTCGAGCTACTTTACAGTTGAAAGTTACTGTTCTACATATTCTGTGTCTGTAAACCCGATACCTGGGATTGGAGCACCAGTTGAAGAAGATGGTGAGTCAGATACTGCGGATGTGTTACCCCCTTGCCCTTCAGAATCGCAGATTGAGGAAAAACCAGAGGAGACCAAAACTGTAGACCCGGATAAGAGGACAGTAAGTTGCAGCAGGTGCAAGGAACCAGGACATAATAAAGCTTCATGCAAGGCCACTTTATAG